One Bdellovibrio bacteriovorus str. Tiberius DNA segment encodes these proteins:
- a CDS encoding NmrA family NAD(P)-binding protein translates to MILVMGATGHIGSKITTHLLANGQQVRCVARKFPNKEAFRGAELAQGDANDVSFLMDCMRGCSAVFTMIPPDMSAKEVRFYQNKFGEVIAEAIEEAGVKKVVNLSSVGADLESGTGPILGLHDQEERLNSITRADIVHLRPTYFMENLLTGIPSILSMNRFFGTMSGEVPVPMIATRDIAARAAFLLMHPEFKSYNVEYLLGERDVTFDEALRILGQAIKKPELEYVEVPEQEMRNYLIGAGLTEDWSDAMLEMSRSFNNGSIAGTFSRDKKNTTATSLEEFARTTFLDAYTRAQRADADRKSRPSSEREARP, encoded by the coding sequence ATGATTCTTGTTATGGGGGCAACCGGACATATCGGTTCAAAAATCACCACTCACCTTCTCGCCAACGGCCAACAAGTGCGCTGCGTGGCCCGCAAGTTCCCTAACAAAGAAGCCTTCCGCGGTGCCGAGCTGGCACAAGGTGATGCCAATGACGTGAGCTTCCTGATGGACTGCATGCGCGGCTGTTCTGCAGTGTTTACGATGATTCCACCGGACATGAGCGCCAAAGAAGTGCGCTTTTACCAGAACAAATTCGGCGAAGTGATCGCCGAAGCGATCGAAGAGGCCGGCGTTAAAAAGGTTGTGAACCTTTCCAGTGTGGGTGCTGACCTTGAAAGCGGTACGGGCCCGATCCTGGGTCTGCACGACCAGGAAGAAAGACTGAACTCCATCACCCGCGCGGACATCGTGCACCTGCGCCCGACCTATTTCATGGAAAACCTGCTGACCGGAATTCCCAGCATCCTTTCAATGAACCGCTTCTTCGGGACCATGTCCGGTGAAGTGCCCGTCCCAATGATTGCCACCCGGGATATTGCCGCTCGTGCGGCGTTCCTGCTGATGCATCCGGAATTTAAATCCTACAATGTCGAGTATCTGCTGGGCGAACGGGATGTGACTTTCGATGAAGCCCTGCGCATCCTTGGCCAAGCTATCAAAAAGCCCGAGCTGGAATACGTCGAGGTACCTGAACAGGAAATGAGAAACTACCTGATCGGCGCGGGCCTGACCGAAGACTGGTCGGATGCCATGCTGGAAATGAGCCGCTCCTTTAACAACGGCTCGATCGCCGGCACCTTCAGCCGTGATAAAAAAAACACAACCGCGACGTCTTTGGAGGAATTCGCCAGAACAACATTCCTGGATGCTTACACACGTGCCCAGCGCGCTGACGCAGACAGAAAATCCCGTCCATCCTCGGAGCGTGAGGCCAGACCGTAA